The genomic segment TTGGAGCCAAGGAGACATGAAGCATGTGTGAGGAGAGGTACTCCACCATTAATCTCAGCTTTTGGCTGATGCTCTCAGCAAAACCACAAGGTCCTGTGTCTGTGATGTAAGTGAGGTGGAGAGCTTGCACCCTTTTTGGACAATGATTTATATATCATGGTCTCCCACTACTGCTGAGGAGCACCTAGTGGCCATCTTTGGTCCCCATCAGCTTAGCTTTAAAAGTTGAGGCTTGGCCATGCTTCAGTCCATTAAGTCTCTCTGGTGGTCCTCTAAGAACCTGCTAGCTTCCAAGGTGGCACATGATGCTCCAGTGTACGCATCCTACGAACAGTCTGATCGATAACCAACTGTTGATCGAACATCACAACGACGCAACGGTGGCTAGTCAATGGAGCTGATCGGATGTCTGCATCCATCTGATGGATCCCCACAGATTTTGTGTCATCATGGAGAATGCAGGCTGATATAGTGGGATGCATGCTGGGAATCCAGGTTGGGGACCATGGTAATCTTACAGTGGTCCTGAGATAGGATTTATGGTCTTTAGCCAAAGTCCGAGCAGAGAGAGACACGGGCAGTCCTTCATGGATTTGATGTGCTACCTTTCTTTGACTATAGAACTAGTGATGCAGGTGGAGTGAACAATACCTTTGTCGATGAGATCCATGGGCTGATTGCTACATGATACAGTTTCTCATACATGCACTGCCAACCGCATGATCATGTCATGCTTTACGTTCTTGGCTTGGGTTTGTATTGGGATAGGAAATATTGAGATATTTTAAGTGTCTTGGTGGGTGCTTTGATTTCAATGTAAAATTATGGAATCAAAGTTATAACAGAATTTTTACCATGACACTGCATATCAAATGAAGAAAACTGATAAATGTTCTCACAGTTATTATCACCATATCTTATTATGATATCATATGACAATTATAAAAACTTGATTCTTTTCGAGACATATGTTTACAGTGATAATAATATCTATAAGATacttggtaaaaaaaaaattacctgATTCTTTTCAAGTCTCGGCACTTCCTTCAAAACCTCGAAAAACATTCAGGAATTTTGTGGAAGAATTCAGAGAGATTCTTTACATCATGCACCGATGCAGGGCCCATGCGTCTACGGCTGGTGGGTGCACGTTCTTGGAGGTTGGTGTCCTGACCAGTATCCTGCAGCATAAAACATACATGATCCTGCCAAATCTCATATAAATATTATCAGATAGTGAGCCATATAGCGACTCGTGACCGGTAGCACTGACCCTAGTAGACCCTGCAATTAGGCTTTTTCATTATCTTGAAAGCCAAAATTGGATAAATTAACCccttttttttcatcatttattATAACCTAAATGAACACTGTTATATCCTGTACAAATTGTCCATTAAGCATCACTAATGCTGGCAGTCACACTGGCCAATGATTTCTCAGCACAACCAACTTAATCAACATTCAAATTAATGAAACAATTGTCAAAATGAAGCAACTAATCCTTTATACCTCCCAACATCGAATCAAAGCCTGCAGGTAACACTGTGGAAGTAGATAACCACGACTGAATCTGGACAAGAATCAATAGTTACTGAAATAAGCTTGAGTCCATGGCTCATCTAAAAGATAAAGATAGAAAAAGTATACGAAGCGGTAAAAGATTACAGCtaaagagataaaaaaaagagatgtatttgaatcaatcaTCAAAACCATTTATTCTTCAGACGCCTCGACAGAGGGTGAGGTTCTCCTAACCACCTCTTGAATTAGATCTGGTGTAAGAATTGCAGCACTGCTACCAAAATTAGCCCCCTCCAATTGCTCGTGCAGCTGCATCAGAACAGAATTGGACCAAAGGAATCAATCACTAAAACCAATCTTGTCTGAAGGACCATACTACAGGAGACAAGTTGATCATCCACAAGGATGAGAAAGCGGACCAAGGAAATAGAAGAAAGGGCATACTACCCTCAGAATGCAGACACATCCATCTTTAAATTTCAAGGTATATTACTCCATGCAAAGGTCCATTCAAACCTCACATTGTGACTTCACAGAGacatgcacatgcatgcacgcaaatagagagagagagagagagagaagaggaacaTACATTTTCAATGCTTGCAGATCGGTCCTCTGGATTATACTTCTGGCTTTGCTTTAACATCTCCAATTGCTGTAATGTGTTCATTTCAACTTTCAGTCATTTCTCAAGTATAGATCCTAAATGATAGAATCGATATATAATCTACCTGCTCTTGCATTTTCTGCTCAGTAAGCATTTTTCCTGCAAACTCACTTGACTCACACTCAGCCTCATCAATGGCCATCTCTTCCCTATTGTTATTGGTAACATCAGAATCTATGATGACATGCTTTCAGCTGATTATCACATCCTTGCCAGGAAGAAAATGTAAAGTCCAAATACAATGGATTGATTGTTGGATCATCTTTGCATGGTCAACCAGATATAGATAGGATAAGGTGAGTATTACAGTTACAAGAAAACTCTGACTCTGATGCAGAAAAGACCTTGTGCAAATGATTCAGAGAGGCTTAAGGGCACAAAGGTTGTTCCTGTTGTCTTCTAAATATCCCAGTTGACACCAACTTCCAGTCTCAGGAATAATATGGGAGTGCTTGGTTCCTGAAAGAAATTTAGTTGGTACTCTTGTATTGGATAATAGTCAGGACTAACAAAGCAATCAAGCAAGCAGGCTTTAGGAGACTTCAACTCTACATCGTGCTTATTTATGTGGACAATTCAACAATATCATACTCATAATATTATAAGTACATTGTTTCATAAACTACAAAGGACAggataaaaaattatatgagaAAGCAGAGCTGAACAAATTGAATATAAAGTGATGAAAGTTGACTCAACTGATATAGCTATGTGCAGAAAAGATCTAAGGAGACCTTGATAAAAGAGAGGTGCTTAGATTTATGTTGAAATGTCACCAATAGGGAAAACATAGAACAGCATGACGGAAGCGTGGAAAAGATTTGAAAAGTCTTTTACTGAAATTGAATGTGATTTATAATTGGAAAGCTTGGTGTTAGATTAATTAGATGGCACCAAATAGTTGGGAAAAAGATCACCGGTTATGATTGCAGGATTTTAGTATATCTCTAGTGTTGCCACTAGCTAGAGAACAACCTTACTTGCATATCCATATGCCAAatggtttttcttctttcttctccctctctggCTCTCTTTACTTCCTTTATAGTTGTTTCAAGTAAGGTTCCAGGTTAAATTTTGTCTATCCTACAATTAGAAGCTACATGTAATGTCTTTAAATTAACCTAGAAGCCTTCATCTCTCTGTATAATATTGTTTTTGTGAAGTCAGTTATCTtacaatcaaaaaaagaaattaatatttgataTAAGTAGTAGCATATTGTATGATAGTTGTTATTACTTAAGAATAGGTCTAGAACACTGGTTTTTTAAGTGGTTGAACCAAAAAATTACAGGATTATGACAGGTAGGGTAGCTATGATTGCATTGCTACAAGCATGAGGGAGTGATTTTGTTCTGATATAGAGAAGCTGAGAAGACATAAACGCTAATTACCAGATGTTACTGGACATGCTATCAAGGAGAAGCTGTAAGCTGAATTTTAGTTGAAAAAATTAGGGCTATGGAGTTTGATAAAAGGTAGTGTGATTAGTAGGGTCTCAACCTGGGTTCCTAAGAAGAGAAAGGTGAATTTAAGATTTAATATATACTTAATATTCCCTTCCCCGCTTTTCAGTGAGGTATGGATTTGGATGCTGATAGAAGACAGGAATAAGTCCTGACGCAGGAAAAGCTGAACAAGGTAAAATGCAACCAACAAGCATTTGAAACATAAATGAATGAGAACTGCTGACTTCAATTCATTCAATTAGTATAATGGCATGTATGGTCAATAACCATGAGGCTTAAAGATGGACTCATCTGATGTGAGTATGCATGGTAGCTGATATTTATGGTCTAGAATAATGGAAAGATTGGCCAAAGATTCTTAAGTCAGAGCTTAGTAGCAGGAAACTTCTGTTTGGAGTGCTGCACACCACCTACTTAAGAAGCTCTCAGGAAACTCACACTCTGGAGACTTGCTCCCACATCCTCTTAAAGCACTTCATTTTCtagattatttttctttttcttttttagagagagagagatttgctTCCCCATACCTGCACACACCCAAATATGCTCCTGAACCAGAAAATGGTTAAACAGATAACTGAAGGGTGGAGAAATGGTAGCTGAGTTGAAGATGTGgaaagagattttttttctgCTGTATGAGGGCTGGGTTGGGCTGGACCACCTATATACTTTCAGTTTAGCCTAAGCCTGGCCCAAAAATTAATAAGAGATTAAGTTCCAGGCCCAGCGTGACCTGACAGGCCAAAAACCCCTGCCTAAGCCCGTCCAAATTTGGGCCAGCAGATCAGGCAGGTGGACCGAGCCAGATTTGCTTATGTCTAATCTGAAAAtgtctttttaaaaaataatctgTTTTGACTTTGGttagtgcaaaaaaaaaaaacatgagcaTTAAGAAACACAACAAAGTTAACTTGCAGCATCTTGTCCACCAAATATAAATTTCCATGGGATCTGGTCTCTCATAATATTTCCATAAAGTCCTTTTGGAGTAACCCATGCATTTCTTAAAGATCTTGCTTTCCGAAGTACTTATAACTTTCATATTCTTTTGCCACTTTAGCAAATATGGTTTTTCCCATATGCAGATAGATTATAATCTTTACCCTTCTTTTTAGCCATCTTGCCTGTGACACTTCCAAGACCAATTTGGACTTGGACACAAGCAATCTCAGAATTTCTTTCTGAAATATCATGATGGTGCAAGACATTAatagtttggtttgaatttatgTTACAGCTTCAATAGTTTTGCTCTTCCTATGATGAATCACATCTTTTGGTTTTAGTTCACTAATAAATCTCTTGGACTTTCATACTTCCAAGTTTCATGGAGTTCCCATACAACAAGGAGAAATGGAATAATAATTAATGCCAAGTCAAAGAGGATTGGTAACAAAGAATAAATTAAAGTTTTGATGTAGAAATGCTACTACAGTTACCCAAAAGTTAATTTGTCATTCTATATATCTATATGCTGACTTTCACTTTTAGGGACAGCCAATTGCTTACAAAACTTGATTACTTATAAGGCCACAGTTTCTCAAAATATTTCAAGATGATAGAATGCTTAAGCATTCAAACTTTATTATACAAAAAGGTTCTCCGCTGTAAcaactttaaatgtaaaaattaccATAATCCACTTTGTCCATAAGGGACCTAATAGGACTTTTTAACGAGTTCTTGCATACAATCTTAGTAAGTTATTCTaggaaaataaaatttcaaataggCTAATAATATCTCCCAAATCACATATAAAGGAGGAACTACCTAGTTAGATATATTGAGTATCATTGA from the Phoenix dactylifera cultivar Barhee BC4 chromosome 14, palm_55x_up_171113_PBpolish2nd_filt_p, whole genome shotgun sequence genome contains:
- the LOC103718322 gene encoding uncharacterized protein LOC103718322; this encodes MAIDEAECESSEFAGKMLTEQKMQEQQLEMLKQSQKYNPEDRSASIENLHEQLEGANFGSSAAILTPDLIQEIQSWLSTSTVLPAGFDSMLGGYWSGHQPPRTCTHQP